Proteins encoded together in one Streptomyces sp. TLI_171 window:
- a CDS encoding AAA family ATPase, translated as MAEEQNGPQQQRAAGAGDAGEKLWEREQELRSAEQAVDRLCREFAAGGTKIGELLVFYGKPGIGKTSVLEQVRRIAGARKDSTVLFARGNERQRQAPFRVLRQLLLPVLGELTEAERAEVFGNWYNIVAPAVGLEPPSDEVERIDPQGIHDGLDFVITQLAPRRAPLVVAIDDLHAVDQESLAWLASFALRARDLPVLLAFAYREEFSAEGQPFANQIAAQAVRQHELRPLSPVSIAELVHAEFAEADDAFCRQVWAVTAGAPYDTVALLREVRDQNLEPVDENSPRLRDLAAAARGEGFDYWLDKLGPTAIRFAWAAALLGTDIKEDLAAAICGQGPAQASESVRELRRLRVLTSQPNGRLEFVHPLIATSIYQSIQPAVRAGMHGMAANVIENSGGSLLAASRHLLETHPGEGDDLIVRKLRRAAAENLAIGAPEAARRCLERALNEPPDEDDRAEVLYELACASLLTDPQSTANQLRRALDIEDGLSPDLRVEAVFRLSEVIAHSGDLVAAAALCLEESEYTPEGPGRLRLLVAHLLYTALQRDEENGPERAEHVARLTAEVDPESEAARPLRALHAWDLTLKGVNTAEALNAAESALCDGKLPRGLGWTNTTWNFELPALLGLCFAYNDELARAEKLFSSAILEFEIAGWSGAHRGFAYFLMGFARLRRGFLPEAEDFLRRGLRIADRMGDGLPLQLNLVGTLIDTLLARGRDQEAWEIARKYHFAPPYHQTALLLPDVATIYGKLLISRHEYDMAVEVLAETGMRLDRRGWRSTVHAPWAGHLAVAMAHRDLPSARKNGDDAVARARESGSPSAIGTALRLAASVWEGPHAVELLQEAVAVLGRSPASYEHAHALVDLGAALVQVGRSVEAAEHLYQGMELAKHCGADGLEVRARNVLSSSGLQPSRALLPAKDTLNPQERQIAELAVRRMPPQRIAEQLKLPVGLVKQRLAAVHRKLGTGTDGLADALGLPTDGPGQAD; from the coding sequence GTGGCCGAAGAGCAGAACGGGCCGCAGCAGCAGCGGGCGGCCGGGGCGGGCGACGCCGGCGAGAAGCTGTGGGAGCGCGAACAGGAACTGCGGTCCGCCGAGCAGGCCGTGGACCGGCTGTGCCGCGAGTTCGCCGCGGGCGGCACCAAGATCGGTGAACTGCTGGTCTTCTACGGGAAGCCCGGCATCGGCAAGACCTCGGTGCTCGAGCAGGTCCGCCGGATCGCGGGCGCCCGCAAGGACTCGACCGTGCTGTTCGCGCGCGGCAACGAGCGGCAGCGGCAGGCGCCGTTCCGGGTGCTGCGGCAACTGCTGCTGCCGGTGCTCGGCGAGCTCACCGAGGCCGAGCGCGCCGAGGTGTTCGGCAACTGGTACAACATCGTCGCGCCCGCGGTCGGACTGGAACCGCCCTCCGACGAGGTCGAACGCATCGACCCGCAGGGCATCCACGACGGCCTGGACTTCGTCATCACCCAACTCGCGCCCCGGCGCGCCCCGTTGGTGGTGGCCATCGACGACCTGCACGCCGTCGACCAGGAGTCGCTGGCCTGGCTCGCCTCCTTCGCGCTGCGCGCCCGCGACCTGCCGGTGCTGCTGGCCTTCGCCTACCGCGAGGAGTTCAGCGCCGAGGGCCAGCCGTTCGCCAACCAGATCGCCGCCCAGGCGGTGCGCCAGCACGAGCTGCGGCCGCTCAGCCCGGTGTCGATCGCCGAACTGGTGCACGCCGAGTTCGCCGAGGCCGACGACGCGTTCTGCCGCCAGGTCTGGGCGGTCACCGCCGGAGCGCCGTACGACACGGTGGCGCTGCTGCGCGAGGTCCGCGACCAGAACCTCGAACCGGTCGACGAGAACTCGCCCCGGCTGCGCGACCTGGCCGCGGCCGCCCGCGGCGAGGGCTTCGACTACTGGCTCGACAAGCTCGGCCCCACCGCGATCCGGTTCGCCTGGGCCGCCGCCCTGCTCGGCACCGACATCAAGGAGGACCTGGCCGCCGCGATCTGCGGCCAGGGTCCCGCCCAGGCCTCCGAGTCCGTCCGCGAACTGCGCCGGCTGCGGGTGCTCACCAGCCAGCCCAACGGCAGGCTGGAGTTCGTCCACCCGCTGATCGCCACGTCCATCTACCAGTCGATCCAGCCCGCGGTCCGGGCCGGCATGCACGGCATGGCCGCCAACGTGATCGAGAACAGCGGCGGTTCGCTGCTCGCCGCCTCCCGCCACCTGCTGGAGACCCACCCCGGCGAGGGCGACGACCTGATCGTCCGCAAACTGCGCCGGGCCGCCGCCGAGAACCTCGCCATCGGCGCCCCCGAAGCCGCCCGCCGCTGCCTGGAGCGCGCCCTCAACGAGCCGCCGGACGAGGACGACCGGGCCGAGGTGCTGTACGAGCTGGCCTGCGCCAGCCTGCTCACCGACCCGCAGTCCACCGCCAACCAGCTGCGCCGCGCCCTCGACATCGAGGACGGCCTCAGCCCGGACCTGCGGGTCGAGGCGGTGTTCCGGCTCTCCGAGGTGATCGCCCACAGCGGCGACCTGGTCGCGGCCGCCGCGCTCTGCCTGGAGGAGTCCGAGTACACCCCCGAGGGCCCCGGCCGGCTCCGCCTGCTGGTCGCCCACCTGCTGTACACCGCCCTGCAGCGGGACGAGGAGAACGGCCCCGAACGGGCCGAGCACGTCGCCCGGTTGACCGCCGAGGTCGACCCGGAGAGCGAGGCCGCCCGACCCCTCCGCGCACTGCACGCCTGGGACCTCACCCTCAAGGGCGTCAACACCGCGGAGGCGCTGAACGCCGCCGAGAGCGCGCTGTGCGACGGCAAGCTGCCGCGCGGCCTCGGCTGGACCAACACCACCTGGAACTTCGAACTGCCCGCCCTGCTCGGCCTGTGCTTCGCCTACAACGACGAACTCGCCCGCGCCGAGAAGCTGTTCAGCTCCGCCATCCTGGAGTTCGAGATCGCCGGGTGGAGCGGCGCGCACCGCGGCTTCGCCTACTTCCTGATGGGCTTCGCCCGGCTGCGCCGCGGCTTCCTCCCCGAGGCCGAGGACTTCCTCCGCCGCGGCCTGCGGATCGCCGACCGGATGGGCGACGGCCTGCCGCTGCAGCTGAACCTGGTCGGCACGCTGATCGACACCCTGCTGGCCCGCGGCCGCGACCAGGAGGCCTGGGAGATCGCCCGCAAGTACCACTTCGCGCCGCCCTACCACCAGACCGCGCTGCTGCTCCCGGACGTCGCCACCATCTACGGCAAGCTGCTGATCTCCCGCCACGAGTACGACATGGCGGTGGAGGTGCTCGCCGAGACCGGCATGCGGCTGGACCGGCGCGGCTGGCGTTCCACCGTGCACGCCCCGTGGGCCGGGCACCTGGCGGTGGCGATGGCGCACCGGGACCTGCCGTCGGCCCGGAAGAACGGCGACGACGCGGTGGCCCGGGCCCGGGAGTCCGGCTCGCCCTCGGCGATCGGCACCGCGCTGCGGCTGGCCGCCAGCGTCTGGGAGGGCCCGCACGCGGTGGAGCTGCTCCAGGAGGCGGTGGCGGTGCTCGGCCGCTCCCCGGCGAGCTACGAGCACGCGCACGCGCTGGTCGACCTGGGCGCCGCCCTGGTGCAGGTCGGCCGCAGCGTGGAGGCCGCCGAACACCTTTACCAGGGAATGGAGTTGGCGAAGCACTGCGGTGCCGACGGCCTGGAGGTACGGGCCCGCAACGTGCTGTCCTCCTCCGGCCTGCAGCCCAGCCGGGCGCTGCTGCCCGCCAAGGACACCCTCAACCCGCAGGAGCGCCAGATCGCCGAGCTGGCGGTGCGCCGGATGCCGCCGCAGCGGATCGCCGAACAGCTCAAGTTGCCGGTGGGGCTGGTGAAGCAGCGGCTGGCCGCGGTGCACCGCAAGCTCGGCACCGGGACCGACGGCCTCGCGGACGCCCTCGGGTTGCCCACCGACGGCCCCGGGCAGGCTGACTGA
- a CDS encoding terpene synthase family protein, which translates to MGFTGDTDRRQRLLAIGAHEFVCRIAKDAEGTTGLELVSQWLCSMLTLDDEWDTGRLSRDPSRVLTIAATLLAVINSANSHPHESDIYVASVRDVFRRAREWAPALSVKRWADSQLESFMGAAAIVAYRAQGRTMTLAEYLTVGPLDRGSRSCIEIIEVCERTAIPQSQLDSPRVHALTEAAKFLVLVSADLYSYKREDSHNALESNVVDALQRHLGCGREQALLEAAALHDRTMCLFLRLADRTARRGGPELRRYVQQLSNLVSGNLEWGFTSARYTDRTPGIVPVAERADRPADGRLTPPPYPEIAWWWDQLW; encoded by the coding sequence ATGGGCTTCACCGGGGACACCGACCGCCGGCAACGCCTGCTGGCCATCGGCGCCCACGAGTTCGTCTGCCGGATCGCCAAGGACGCAGAAGGCACGACGGGGCTGGAACTGGTCTCGCAGTGGCTGTGCAGCATGCTCACGCTGGACGACGAGTGGGACACCGGCAGGCTCAGCCGCGACCCCTCGCGTGTACTCACCATAGCAGCCACGCTACTGGCTGTTATCAACTCCGCGAATTCCCACCCGCACGAATCGGACATCTACGTCGCGTCGGTCCGCGACGTGTTCCGCCGGGCCCGCGAGTGGGCCCCCGCGCTCTCCGTGAAGCGGTGGGCGGACAGCCAGCTGGAGTCCTTCATGGGCGCCGCCGCCATCGTCGCCTACCGCGCCCAGGGGCGGACCATGACCCTGGCCGAGTACCTGACGGTCGGTCCGCTGGACCGCGGCAGCCGCTCCTGCATCGAGATCATCGAGGTCTGCGAACGCACCGCGATCCCGCAGTCCCAGCTGGACTCGCCGCGGGTGCACGCGCTCACCGAGGCCGCCAAGTTCCTGGTCCTGGTCTCCGCCGACCTGTACTCCTACAAGCGCGAGGACAGCCACAACGCGCTGGAGAGCAACGTGGTCGACGCGCTCCAGCGGCACCTGGGGTGCGGACGCGAGCAGGCCCTGCTGGAGGCCGCCGCCCTGCACGACCGCACCATGTGCCTGTTCCTCCGACTGGCGGACCGCACCGCCCGCCGCGGCGGCCCCGAACTCCGGCGCTACGTCCAGCAGCTGTCCAACCTGGTGAGCGGGAACCTGGAGTGGGGCTTCACCTCCGCCCGCTACACCGACCGCACCCCCGGGATCGTCCCGGTGGCCGAACGCGCCGACCGCCCCGCCGACGGCCGGCTCACCCCGCCGCCCTACCCCGAGATCGCCTGGTGGTGGGACCAGCTCTGGTGA
- a CDS encoding serine hydrolase domain-containing protein encodes MEIQGYTADGFEPVREAFADNFRLYGELGAAFALYLDGRKVVDLWGGDARPEVGARPAPAVGWGEGTAQVLRSVTKGLTAAAALHLAQRGELDLDAPVASYWPEFAQAGKERIPVRWLLSHQAGLPALDVPLRIEDVLAWDPAAAAVAAQTPAWEPGTAHGYHPLTFGWLVGEVVRRVSGRSVGRYFAEEIADPLGLDLWIGLPATASARVGRLVDLPAPEAAKVAPNGMRMRPKQSVVDAYRDPRSLTARSFGSVRSSVDLNDPAVQAVEVPGAGGIGTARSVARFYAALIGAADRADAPGQRLPALFEPATLAEAAGPSVHGPDRVLIVNTTFGQGFFRHGGTSPMASPGSFGHPGRGGSLGFADPELGLGFGYVTNGMQPGVTGDIRSRALIAAVHRCLAARA; translated from the coding sequence GTGGAGATCCAGGGATACACGGCGGACGGGTTCGAGCCGGTCAGGGAGGCGTTCGCGGACAACTTCCGGCTGTACGGGGAGTTGGGCGCGGCCTTCGCGCTGTACCTGGACGGCCGCAAGGTGGTCGACCTGTGGGGCGGCGACGCCCGTCCGGAGGTGGGAGCCCGTCCGGCGCCGGCGGTCGGCTGGGGCGAGGGCACCGCGCAGGTGCTGCGCTCGGTCACCAAGGGGCTGACCGCCGCCGCCGCGCTGCACCTCGCCCAGCGCGGGGAGCTGGACCTGGACGCGCCGGTGGCCTCGTACTGGCCCGAGTTCGCGCAGGCCGGCAAGGAGCGCATCCCGGTCCGCTGGCTGCTGTCGCACCAGGCGGGGCTCCCCGCGCTGGACGTGCCGCTGCGGATCGAGGACGTGCTGGCCTGGGACCCGGCGGCGGCCGCGGTCGCCGCCCAGACCCCCGCCTGGGAGCCCGGCACCGCGCACGGCTACCACCCGCTGACCTTCGGCTGGCTGGTCGGCGAGGTGGTGCGGCGGGTGAGCGGCCGCAGCGTGGGGCGGTACTTCGCGGAGGAGATCGCCGACCCGCTCGGCCTGGACCTGTGGATCGGCCTGCCCGCCACCGCCTCCGCCCGGGTCGGCCGGCTGGTGGACCTGCCCGCGCCGGAGGCGGCGAAGGTCGCCCCGAACGGGATGCGGATGCGCCCCAAGCAGTCCGTGGTGGACGCCTACCGCGACCCGCGCTCGCTGACCGCCCGGTCGTTCGGCTCGGTGCGCAGCAGCGTGGACCTGAACGACCCGGCGGTGCAGGCCGTCGAGGTGCCGGGCGCGGGCGGCATCGGCACCGCCCGCTCGGTGGCCCGGTTCTACGCGGCGCTGATCGGCGCCGCCGACCGGGCGGACGCGCCCGGGCAGCGGCTGCCCGCCCTGTTCGAACCGGCCACGCTGGCCGAGGCGGCGGGCCCCTCGGTGCACGGGCCGGATCGGGTGCTGATCGTCAACACCACGTTCGGCCAGGGCTTCTTCCGGCACGGCGGCACCTCGCCGATGGCCTCCCCGGGGAGCTTCGGGCACCCCGGCCGGGGCGGCTCGCTGGGCTTCGCGGACCCGGAGCTGGGCCTCGGCTTCGGCTACGTCACCAACGGCATGCAGCCGGGCGTCACCGGGGACATCCGCTCGCGGGCGCTGATCGCGGCCGTCCACCGGTGCCTGGCGGCGCGCGCCTGA
- a CDS encoding NUDIX hydrolase has protein sequence MDDSATNLDEILDVVDEQDRVLRTAPRSEVYRDGLIHRCVFILVRDPQGRIFTHRRTPTKAFAPNYYDCFVGGVVGAGESYADAAVREAEEELGVTGVRTRPLFRFLYTDGDRYTWWSDVHEAEWDGPVSPQESEVGWYGWLTETELADRLDTWDFVPDGREAYRRYQELRATG, from the coding sequence ATGGACGACTCCGCCACCAACCTCGACGAGATCCTCGACGTGGTAGACGAGCAGGACCGGGTGCTGCGCACCGCGCCCCGCTCCGAGGTCTACCGCGACGGCCTGATCCACCGCTGCGTCTTCATCCTGGTCCGCGACCCGCAGGGCCGGATCTTCACCCACCGCCGCACCCCCACCAAGGCCTTCGCCCCGAACTACTACGACTGCTTCGTGGGCGGCGTGGTCGGCGCCGGCGAGAGCTACGCCGACGCCGCCGTCCGGGAGGCCGAGGAGGAGCTCGGCGTCACCGGCGTCCGCACCCGCCCGCTGTTCCGCTTCCTCTACACCGACGGCGACCGCTACACCTGGTGGTCCGACGTCCACGAGGCCGAGTGGGACGGCCCGGTCTCCCCGCAGGAGTCCGAGGTCGGCTGGTACGGCTGGCTCACCGAGACCGAACTCGCCGACCGCCTGGACACCTGGGACTTCGTCCCCGACGGCCGCGAGGCCTACCGCCGCTACCAGGAGCTGCGCGCCACCGGCTGA
- a CDS encoding TetR/AcrR family transcriptional regulator — MASRTPSVAPRAEEQRPARTPRRRLSVDERREQLIAVALELFSDRAPEDVSIDDIAAAAGASRPLVYHYFPGKQALYEEALRRAGRELAGRFEEPADGPLSERLLRVMGRYLDFVQSHAAGFTALLRGGSVAASPDADAVIDQVRRAAQEQILLHLGLPEPSPTLRRTVRAWIANAEISSLDWLTDRPVPAETLQLQLVQELVAALAVAATRDPELATLLGEFFASERPDGPTGRLVRDLTATLATPALTESLLRLAGPPTP, encoded by the coding sequence ATGGCTTCCCGTACGCCGTCCGTGGCGCCCCGCGCGGAGGAACAGCGACCCGCCCGCACCCCCCGGCGGCGGCTCAGCGTCGACGAACGCCGCGAGCAGCTCATCGCGGTCGCCCTCGAACTGTTCTCGGACCGCGCCCCCGAGGACGTCTCCATCGACGACATCGCGGCCGCCGCCGGGGCCTCCCGCCCGCTGGTCTACCACTACTTCCCGGGCAAGCAGGCGCTCTACGAGGAGGCCCTGCGGCGGGCCGGGCGCGAACTCGCCGGCCGCTTCGAGGAGCCCGCCGACGGCCCGCTCTCCGAGCGACTGCTCCGCGTCATGGGCCGCTACCTCGACTTCGTCCAGTCGCACGCCGCCGGCTTCACCGCCCTGCTGCGCGGCGGCTCGGTCGCCGCCAGCCCCGACGCGGACGCCGTCATCGACCAGGTCCGGCGGGCCGCGCAGGAGCAGATCCTGCTCCACCTCGGCCTGCCCGAACCCAGCCCCACCCTGCGCCGCACCGTCCGGGCCTGGATCGCCAACGCCGAGATCAGCTCGCTCGACTGGCTCACCGATCGGCCCGTCCCCGCCGAGACCCTCCAGCTCCAGCTGGTCCAGGAACTGGTCGCCGCGCTCGCCGTCGCCGCCACCCGGGACCCCGAACTCGCCACCCTGCTCGGTGAGTTCTTCGCGTCCGAACGCCCCGACGGCCCCACCGGCCGGCTGGTGCGCGACCTCACCGCCACCCTGGCCACCCCCGCCCTCACCGAATCCCTGCTCCGCCTCGCCGGCCCGCCCACCCCCTGA